In Candidatus Brocadia sp., the following proteins share a genomic window:
- a CDS encoding winged helix-turn-helix transcriptional regulator codes for MSNQEEITQYNILQSIENGEQISQRQLSLQLGINVASINFALKKLTKSGLVKMLGVNPRRIRYILTPKGIAEKTQLAYKFFDRNFHFYKAVRKDVENKIDSISFQGKNSVAIYGVTDLMEMAYLVIQDKEIDLVAIADNEKKIRIFGYQVIGIEEIHKHSPHFLLVTKELDVHTIKLIPDSIEIVDIRI; via the coding sequence ATGTCTAACCAGGAAGAAATCACGCAATATAATATCCTCCAATCAATTGAAAATGGAGAGCAGATCTCCCAGCGCCAGCTCTCTTTGCAGCTGGGCATTAACGTGGCTTCCATAAATTTCGCTTTAAAAAAACTTACGAAGAGCGGGTTAGTGAAAATGCTGGGTGTAAACCCCCGAAGGATCCGGTACATTCTGACTCCCAAAGGGATTGCTGAAAAAACACAGCTTGCCTATAAATTTTTTGACAGGAATTTTCATTTCTATAAAGCTGTGAGAAAGGACGTTGAAAATAAAATCGATAGTATCTCCTTTCAGGGTAAGAACTCCGTTGCCATTTATGGCGTCACAGACCTCATGGAGATGGCCTATCTCGTTATCCAGGATAAAGAAATAGACCTTGTTGCGATTGCTGATAATGAAAAAAAAATCAGGATATTTGGCTATCAGGTAATAGGAATCGAAGAAATACACAAGCACTCCCCTCACTTCCTTTTAGTAACAAAAGAATTGGATGTTCATACGATAAAACTTATACCTGACTCTATAGAAATTGTCGATATCAGAATTTAG
- a CDS encoding glycosyltransferase family 1 protein, with protein sequence MKLAILTYHHEPFSHRIYRENIERELVLLGIEVFPFTEDNPIPKECDLVWEPGIAGSRSPHPGLKNTQRPVVVTVHGVGPFTMSWYEIYPNLLQALRGKIQKRRTFSAWQWFWKKISAVITVSEFAAQEISSVFSIPRHMIYPVYHGVDHTIFYADGKKPDIEYPYLLHVSQYKPKKNTDRILAAYANLPEDRRPAFVAILPGYKGKKIAIKGVKLISEGYSSAELAIWYRGGMGFVFPSLHETFGIPILEAMACGCPVITSNISACPEVAGDSALFVNPRSVVDITSAMKRLTEDESLRQSLRHKGLVRSQQFTWKKSAEKHLEIFEKVLAKT encoded by the coding sequence TTGAAACTTGCTATCCTAACCTACCATCACGAACCCTTCAGTCACCGTATTTATCGCGAAAACATCGAGCGTGAGCTGGTTTTGCTCGGAATAGAGGTATTCCCTTTTACGGAAGATAACCCTATTCCAAAAGAATGTGATCTTGTGTGGGAACCGGGGATTGCTGGCAGCCGTTCACCCCACCCAGGTTTAAAAAATACTCAACGGCCTGTTGTAGTAACTGTGCATGGAGTCGGCCCTTTTACCATGTCATGGTATGAAATCTATCCAAACCTTTTACAAGCTTTACGTGGGAAAATACAGAAACGCAGAACATTTAGTGCCTGGCAGTGGTTTTGGAAAAAGATTTCTGCAGTAATTACCGTTTCTGAGTTTGCGGCACAGGAGATATCCAGTGTTTTCAGCATTCCACGGCACATGATTTACCCTGTTTATCATGGCGTTGACCATACTATTTTTTACGCAGATGGTAAAAAACCAGACATTGAATATCCTTACCTGTTGCATGTATCACAGTACAAACCGAAAAAGAATACTGATCGCATTCTTGCAGCTTATGCAAATTTGCCAGAAGACAGGAGGCCTGCCTTCGTAGCAATCCTGCCAGGCTATAAAGGGAAAAAAATTGCTATAAAAGGTGTCAAACTTATTTCTGAGGGATATTCTTCCGCAGAACTGGCAATATGGTACCGAGGTGGGATGGGATTTGTGTTTCCGTCGCTGCACGAAACGTTCGGCATACCTATCCTGGAAGCTATGGCATGCGGGTGCCCGGTAATTACCTCCAATATCAGTGCCTGTCCCGAGGTAGCCGGGGATTCAGCATTATTCGTGAACCCGCGTTCTGTGGTCGATATTACCAGCGCCATGAAACGTTTGACAGAAGATGAATCGCTGCGCCAATCGTTACGCCATAAAGGTCTGGTTCGGTCTCAGCAATTTACCTGGAAGAAAAGCGCGGAAAAGCATCTGGAAATTTTTGAAAAGGTATTGGCAAAAACCTGA
- a CDS encoding HEAT repeat domain-containing protein, with product MFPFNNTIYKYTRIGILTIMASLLFFTVNIRHALWADVPTGEEIHDIKFSNGQLSVKIKNSPLEKVLKEIMSQSGARIWLNDSIDGTVTVEFQNIPIGEGVRRILKDKNYAFAYALHEVKEGKLSIISASKSKEIFTKVNDEPPRKVISRPGMPVARKEKPKKEQTSFESLVEDALENEDSGKREDAIIALGESKDTRAIEIISKALANDPNEDVRLSAIDALLDIGDKSIVDPLSSALKDQDPWVRESAVEALGEVGGEAAIEFIKSALNDEDGSVRELAQEILEELNTGK from the coding sequence ATGTTTCCTTTTAACAACACAATTTACAAATATACACGGATTGGCATACTTACCATCATGGCATCCTTGCTTTTTTTCACAGTCAACATAAGGCATGCCCTTTGGGCAGATGTACCAACAGGTGAAGAAATCCATGATATCAAATTTAGTAATGGCCAACTATCGGTAAAGATAAAAAACTCTCCTTTGGAAAAGGTCTTAAAAGAAATCATGTCACAGAGCGGAGCCAGAATATGGCTTAACGATTCAATTGACGGGACCGTTACTGTAGAATTCCAAAACATACCCATCGGAGAAGGGGTGCGCAGGATCCTTAAAGACAAGAATTATGCCTTTGCTTATGCCCTCCACGAGGTGAAAGAAGGGAAGCTTTCCATTATTAGTGCCAGTAAGTCCAAAGAAATTTTTACAAAAGTAAATGATGAGCCTCCAAGAAAAGTCATCTCCAGGCCAGGGATGCCTGTTGCCAGAAAAGAAAAACCAAAAAAGGAACAAACCTCCTTTGAATCCCTGGTAGAAGATGCCCTGGAAAATGAGGATTCAGGGAAGAGAGAAGATGCAATTATCGCCTTGGGGGAAAGCAAAGATACAAGGGCAATAGAAATTATCTCAAAGGCGCTGGCGAATGACCCCAACGAAGACGTACGATTAAGCGCTATTGACGCCTTACTGGATATCGGCGACAAAAGTATTGTCGACCCACTTTCTTCAGCACTCAAGGATCAAGACCCATGGGTGCGTGAAAGCGCTGTAGAGGCATTAGGTGAAGTGGGTGGAGAGGCTGCTATCGAATTTATCAAGAGCGCCCTCAATGATGAAGACGGTTCTGTACGGGAGCTAGCGCAGGAAATATTAGAGGAACTTAATACCGGGAAATAA